From the genome of Candidatus Cloacimonadota bacterium:
TTAAAAAAGAATTGGGTCTGGAAATGGATGATAAGACCGCAGAAATCGAAAAATTCAAAGATAGAATTAAGGATCTGATATTGACCCAAGAAGCGTCAAAAACTATTCAGGCGGAGCTACAAAAATTGCAAATGTTGCCTCCTTCTTCTCCTGAATATAATGTAACACGTTCTTACCTTGACATTCTTACAGAATTGCCATGGGGGAAATACTCCCAAGATCATCTTGATATTAAGAAAGCAAGAAAGATTTTGAACGAAGATCATTATGGGTTGGAAGACGTGAAAGAACTTATCCTGCAATTTATCAGTACGATCAAGAAACGCAAAACAGTTGCTGGTTTTATTCTTTGTCTTATAGGTCCTCCGGGAGTGGGAAAAACTTCTTTGGGACGTTCTGTGGCACGTGCCTTAAACAGGAAATTTTTCCGTTTTTCACTTGGTGGAATGCGAGACGAAGCTGAGATAAAAGGGCATCGAAGAACTTATGTTGGTGCAATGCCGGGTAAGATAATCCAAAGTTTGAAAAGAACCGGTACTTCAAATCCCGTTATCATGCTCGATGAAATTGATAAAGTGGGAAATGGTTTTCGGGGAGATCCGGCTTCTGCTTTGCTCGAAGTTCTTGATCCCGAAGAGAATTTTGAGTTTCTCGATCATTATCTTGATGTGCGTTTCGACCTTTCCAAAATATTGTTTATCACAACTGCAAATCAGTTAGACACAATTCCAAGACCATTGTTGGATAGAATGGAAGTGGTGAAACTTTCCGGCTATATTCTACAAGAAAAAGTGGAAATTGCACATCGCTATCTTATTCCGCGTCAAAGGAAAAAGCACGGACTTAAAGCAAAAGAAGTAAAGATAACCCCAAAGGCGATTGAATTTATTGCCGATAATTATGCCAGAGAAGCCGGAGTTCGCGGTCTGGAGAATCAGATAAAAAAAATTATGCGACAGGTAACTTTGCTTCAGGCGGAAAAGTTAAAAAAGAAATATTCTATCAGTATTCGCAATGTAGAAGATTTTTTGGGAAAACCTATGTTTTTTACGGAAAAATTGTATCATAGACCAATCCCCGGTGTTACTCTGGGACTTGCATGGACATCACTCGGCGGAACAACTTTATACATCGAAGCAAATGCGATAAAAAGCAAGCAAAATGGATTCAAGCAAACCGGTCAACTCGGAAATGTGATGAAAGAATCTTCCGAAATTGCTTACTCATACATTCGTTCTATTTTATCTGAAAATGATAAATATAAGGATTTTTTCAATCAGAACTTCATTCATCTTCATGTGCCGGCTGGAGCAACCCCAAAGGACGGTCCCTCTGCAGGAATTACCATGGCTTTGGCTCTCTATTCTTTGGCAACAAACAAACCTGTTAAAGAGAATTTTGCTATGACGGGTGAATTAACTCTTACCGGCAAAGTACTCCCTATAGGGGGATTAAAAGAAAAAACGATTGCCGCCAGACGCGTAGGAGTTTTTAATTTGATATTCCCACTTGATAATAAAAGAGATTTTGATGAATTACCCAAATATATCAAAAAGGGAATCAAAGCTAATTTTGTGGACTATTTTAAAGATGTGCTTGAATTTTCATTTTAAAAATTCTTTTTTCTTTTACATATCCTCAATCCCATTTATTCTTTACATGTTCCCAATCCTTATTCTTCACTTGACCACCAATCCCTTTTCTTCATCTGTTCCAAAGCCCTATTCATCACTTGTTCCCAAGCCTTATTATTAACTTGTTCCCATCCGCCAGCTGGCGGATTGGGAACACAATTTGATGTCAAGCCCCAGCTTGACGAAAATATATAGTCAACCTGAAATAAAGTAAGAAAAAAAAAGGATCTAACTTTTCATGGCAATAGAATTTAGCCACAAGTCGGTGCCTTGCGAAGCAAGGCTTGCGTTCCTCCCGAAAGCTTTCGGGAAGGCTTGGGAACAAGAATTGATTTGGGATTTGTAAATAATGGTGTGAGACATTGTTTGATGAAACTACAAAAGAAAAAGCAGCATAGGGCGAGATCTGTGTTTAAAATATGATGAAAAAAAGGAACTTAATGATGAAAAAAATATCAGTAATAGGTATGGGAAGTTGGGGGACAACTCTTGCAATTCTTCTCGCTGAAAAGGGATTTTCTGTTTTTGGCTGGGAATGGATAAAAAACCGAGCCGAGGGTATGGAGAAATATCGAGAAAATAAAATATTTCTCCCCGGATGCCATTTCCCTGATAATGCGAATAGTAAATATCGTATGAAAATTTCGAACGATTTGGATTTTGTTGTGGAAAATGGTGATATAATCTTACTGGCGGTTCCTTCGCACATTATCAGAAAAATCTGCGAGAGTGAAAAAAATCTTCTTGCAGGAAAGCAGATCGTAAATGTGGCAAAGGGAATAGAAAACGGTTCTTTAATGAGAATGTCCGAAGTGATTCACGATGCAACCGGAATTTCATATGAAAATATTCTTACACTTTCCGGACCAACTCATGCGGAAGAAGTTAGCAAAAAACTTCCGGCAACAATCGTAGCAGCCTCAAAGAGTAAAGAATTTGCAAAACAAATACAAAATATTTTTATGACAGATTTTTTTCGAGTTTATACCAGCAATGATTTGGTAGGGGTTGAATTGGGTGGATCTACAAAAAATATAATTGCGATTGGAGCCGGTATTTCCAGCGGAATGAATCTCGGCGACAATGCAGCAGCTGCTTTGATTGCAAGGGGTCTTCGCGAAATCACCCGTTTGGGTATAAAGTTTGGAGCCAATCCCCATACTTTTTCAGGCATTTCAGGAATCGGCGATTTGATTGTTACTTGTGGGAGTGAACACAGTAGAAACAGGCACGTAGGTGTTCTCCTTGCAAAAGGAAAATCCCTTCAAAAAATAATTGACGGGATGGAAATGGTCGCTGAAGGAGTTAAAACTACAAAATCCGTTTATTACCTAAGTGAAAAATTCGGAATTGATATGCCAATCACACGGCAAATATATCGGGTATTATTTGAGGGTCTTTCACCTCAACAAGCTCTCAGAAATTTGATGACGAGAGAGGGGAAAAGTGAAGAAGAATTTTAAAATTAACCACCTATTAACACCTATATGAATTCGGTAAATGAAAATATACAAAAAAGGGAGGAGGGAAAAGGGAGAAGGGAAAAGGGAGAAGAAAAAAGTAAAAAGAAAAAAGTAAAAATCAAAAAGACCAAAAAGAAAAATTAGATGAAAAACTCTGCGTTCTCTCCGTTCTCGGCGGTGAAAAANNNNNNNNNNNNNNNNNNNNNNNNNNNNNNNNNNNNNNNNNNNNNNNNNNNNNNNNNNNNNNNNNNNNNNNNNNNNNNNNNNNNNNNNNNNNNNNNNNNNAGGAGGGAAAAGGGAGAAGGGAAAAGGGAGAAGAAAAAAGTAAAAAGAAAAAAGTAAAAATCAAAAAGACCAAAAAGAAAAATTAGATGAAAAACTCTGCGTTCTCTCCGTTCTCGGCGGTGAAAAAAGTGAGAAATGAGAAGAGAAAAACTGACCACGAAATACACTGAATACACGAAAAAATTCACATGATAAAACTCAAAGCCAAACAAATATTAAATATTAAATTAGCACTGGCGGTGCGGAATCTTTGTAGCGTAAATCGAGCATCCCTGTTCGTTCATCATACCGTAGGTGCGACATTCTCAAAAAAGGTGAAAAGAGAAAAAGGAAAAGTGAAAAGGGAAAAGTGAGAAGTGAAAAGACCAAAAAGAAAAATTAGATGAAAAACTCTGCGTTCTCTCCGTTCTCGGCGGTGAAAAAAGTGAGAGGTGAAAACTGAAAAGACAACAAAGGTATCTACCAAATTAAAATGAATCAAATTCCGTATATTGGAGAAATTTTATCTTTCCTTTGCGCCATATTCTGGGCAATAGCAATAATTTTATTCAGAAAAAGCGGAGATTTCATAAAGCCGTTTTCCCTGAATTTATTCAAAAACTCAATTGCCCTGATATTATTTATAATCACGTCGGTAATATTCGGAAGCACCATCTTTATTGATGCTCCCTTAAAAGTTTATATAATACTTGCGTTAAGTGGAATCATCGGCATTGCATTTGCGGATACATTCTTCTTTAAAGTTTTAAACAAGTTGGGTGCAAGCTTAACCGAGATAATAAATTGTCTATATATGCCAATAGTGATTGTTTTATCCCTGATATTTCTTAATGAGTCATTTTCTCTCTTACAATTTTTCGGAACAGGATTGATCATTCTTTCAATTAATATTTCCTCGTGGAAATCACCTGATCATAAACTTTCCCGAAAAGAATTGATCACGGGAATTTTGATGGCTTTGGTTTCAATGTTACTAACTGCTTTGAGTATAGTAATGCTCAAACCTATACTTGCAAATTATCCAATCCTGTGGTCTGTTGAAGTTCGATTATTTTTTGGGGTGGTTTCTATGGCTATTTTCACTTTATTTCGCAAAGATAAAAAGATTATAGTTAGTGTGTTTATTCCCTCAAGAGGTTGGAAATATATGATACCTGCTGTGGTAATCGGGGCATATTTTGCGATGATTACTTGGATTGCCGGAGTAAAATTTACACAAGCAAATATTGCTTCAGCGTTAAATCAGACTAATGTGATATTCGTTTTTATTCTTGCTGCAATTTTTTTACACGAGAAGTTTACATACAAAAAAGCGGCGGGAGTGATTTTGGCATTTTCGGGGGTTATTCTCGTAACGATTGGCTGAAAAAAATTAAGTAAAGTAATAGGAATTTTCTTGTTTGGGGAATTTGTATTTCTTTTCTTTAAAAAGTTTCACACATGCTTTCACAACTTTTTCGTCAAAATCTGTCCCTGCTTTATCCTGAATTTCCTTTAGAGCAACTTCAGAGCCTAAACCCCTACGATAGGGACGTGCTTTTGTAATTGCTTCTACAACGTCTGCAACTGCAATTATTTTTGATTCAAATAAAATCTCATTATCTTTAAGACCATTGGGATATCCCGAACCGTCCACCTTTTCATGGTGCTGTAGCACGATTGTAGCCACATTCCATGGGAAATTAATTTTTTTCAAGAGGTCATATCCAGCTTGTGGATGCGTTTTAATTAAGTTAAATTCAGTAGTAGAAAGTTTTGCCGGTTTACTCAAAATTTCGGTAGGAATATTTATTTTCCCGATATCATGCATATTTCCGGCGATTCTAATTCCAATTATATTTTCTTCAGGAAGACCTAATTCGCGCGCAATTTTTTCTGCGAGATCTGCTACGTTGTGCTGATGACCGGCAGTATATGGATCTCGCATTTCAACCACGGATGCAAGCACGGTAACGGTTGAAGTCATCATTTCCCGAAGTTTTTCATTGCTCTTCTTTAACTCTATCGCAATTTTTTTGCTGTGTTCCATTTCTTTTTCCAGATCGAGAGTACGCTCACTCACCAAACTTTGTAATTTATCTCTGAAAAGTCTGATATCGTGCTTGTTTTGCTCAAGGGCAAAAGTGTTTCTAACCAGACTTTTAATTTCGACAATATTAATAGGTTGCTGCAGGAATGCTCTGGCACCCAAATTATAGCATTCTTTAATATCTCTGTTGCTGCCCATTCCTGTAAGAATAATCACAGAAAAAGGTGAATCTTTGGATGGCTTGATTTCTTTCATAAATTCGATTCCATCCATCTCTGGCATTCTCAGGTCGAGAAGAATAACTGCTGGTTTTTTTCCCCTGAAAATTTTCAATCCTTCAATCGGATCAGTTGCGGATAATATTTTATAATCCTCGTCAATCAATACTCTTTTGATCGAATTAATGTTTTTTTGCTCGTCATCAACTATTAATAATGTTTTATTCAATTTGTTTTCTCCTTATGAGTCTATTAATCTATAAAAAACATTCACACAAATTTGAATTGCTCTTGTATCCGGCAGAAATTTATTTGAATGTAAATCTGCATCTTGTTCGCCATTATCCGCTCCTAGCCAAAGTAAAAGTCCCGAATATTTTTGCATGAAAAATCCAAAATCCTCTCCTGTCATCATTCGTTTAGATGTGAAAAAAGCGTATTTCTGTTTGTTGGGCAAACCTGCTTCGACGTAGAAAGGTGAATATACTATCTCGTTTGTTCAAAATCTCAACAAATTTTATAATATTTTTTAGGAGCCTGATTTTCATTAAATTTTGTTTCGGTGAGAAGAAAAAGGAATTTTTTATGAAATTCTCCAATTTTGCATATTTTCGATAACGATTTTTACTAACTCCTCGATTGTCAGGGTGCTGGAATATTCCTTAACGCCAAAACGAAGTCGGATATTCAATAGTTCGTTATTAAATTTCAGATTTATTGTCTTAATTTTATTTAATATTTTTTCTGAAAGTATTCCACCGCCCATTTCGTCTGTTTCAGGAAGAAGTAACATTATTTCATTTTTACTCCATCTTGCGATAGTGTCTTGGCGGCGAATCATTAACCATATCTCTTTGGCAAGAGAAAGAATCATGCTATTTACGCCCTTTAAACCCTGATGGCTTTCGATGTTTGTATAATTTGTGATTTGGCAGAATAAAATTGTAAATGCATACTCATTTTCTTTATCAGATTTTTTTTCAACTTTTTTTTTCTCATGATTAAGTCGATCCAACATACCACTTTTATTAAGAAATTTAGTGAGGGGATCAATTTTTGGAACGCTATACATTCGTTCTTGCAAATCGTTAAAAGTATTTTGAACAAGATTATCAACGCTTAATTTTGTGTAATATTCTCCAATTCCAAATAAGGGATTGATATCAATTGTTTTATTTTTGAATTTAATTTTTTGAAGTGATATCCTTTGAATAATTTTCTGACCAAGAAATGTTGCCCCTTTTTTATCTGTATTTGTAAGGAGTAACATAATTTCACTTGGGCTCCATCTTGAGATAACATCTTGCCGACGGATCATAGACCAAATAATTTTGCACACAGAAATAATTACTTCATCTACGGCAGTTAAGCCATGTTCTTTTCCAATCTTTCGAAAATTATGAATTTCGCATAATAAAATTGCAAAAGGTCTTGGATTATTCTCATATAAGCTTCTATCAAATATTGTGGTTTCATGAGTTAAACGATCAATCATTCCCTGCTGATTGAGAAATTTTGTAAGAGGATCAATTCGAGCCAAATCGAACATGCGTTTTTTCTTACGTTGCTCCTCCCTTTGTTTTTCAATCTGTCTATCTAACGAATTCAGCAGATTAGATAATTGTGTTTTAAAAATGGGTTTTATCAAAAATCCATTTATTCCTCTGTTGATTGCGTCTAAGACTTTTTTGGAATCTCCATAAACGGATATTATTACGGTTTTCACATTAGGGGAAATTTCACGTATCTTCTGAAGCATCGTAAAACCGTCCATTTTTGGCATTTTTATATCAGTTATCACGATATCCGGTTTAAGTTCTTTAAACTTTTCCAAACCCATTTGCCCATCTGAAGCTACGTGCAACTCGTCAACATCTTTTTCCAGCATTTCGCTAATGGTTTGGCGAATGAGGAGCTCATCCTCAACATATAAAACAGAAACTTTAAGTTTATTTTTCATAATTTCTTACCGAGTATTTTTGAAATATTTAGTTGCGATTATAATTATTTCAGCCTGAGTAACTTTTTCAAAAGATCGGTTTTTCTATCAAGATAATCATAACCAAAAAAACCAATAGATAAATTTTTTTTGTTTTCTTTAACGACTACTTTCATTCCATTGGGAAAGGTTTTGGATGTTGTTTCTTCTAATGACAATAATGCTGAAAATTAGAAGAAAAACAGTCAATAACCCGACTCTTTCATGTTTACTACTGAAAAAATAATTTTTCGCATTTAACTAAAATTCATAAATCTTTGTAAAGAAATTCGTTTAAGAATTTTATCGGTTGATCATACTTTGGCAAATAAATGATATAAGTAGCATCAAAGATTCAAATAAGGAAGACGCTTTGTAACGGACTCGAAACATACGATTTTCATTTTCTTGACAATGTATTAGAGAATATTATTTTATAGGTTACTAACAAATATCAAGAAAGGGTTATCATGAAAAAAAATTTAATTTTATTATCAATCGCGGTTATTACGATTTTATTTTTTACAAATTGCGATTTGACCAAAACAGAGGATACTCCCGTAAACATGAAAGATCTTGAGGCTCCGGCAGGATTCAAATTCAATACTACAAATCAGGTTTCCATTAATCTAACTTCTGTTAATTTACAAGGAAATACCGTACCAAATGCAACTTTTGGCATTTATAAGGACGACCTTGCAGACTCAACTTTAACATGGAATTTTCGAAAAGTTCTAACCGCTTCAACTAACGAAAATGCTATTTATGAAGCTACTATTTCTTTACCAACTTCCTTAGATTCTATTTGGGTTCAATCCGGTATAGGATTTGTTAGAAGTTTTCCTATCGAAATTACCGGCAACGGACAAGCAGAAGTGAATGGAGTTTTTCCGTATTATCATTATAGTCCTCAAGGCAGAGGAGGTTCCGGAAGAAATAATTTAGACGACTTCCAATTTATGACCATGTGGTTTGTAAAACATCATGACGAAGAACTGCATTACTATTATCTTGCTGGAAATAATCAGGGAGAATATAATGAAGGCCATATAAACCTTACCTCAAAACCAGGTAGCAATATGGATGTTAAAGCATTCACAATAAGCGATGATGGAGTTATGTATTTTTATAATCTTGACGACAAATACTTATACAAAATTCTCCCAAGTGAAATTGATTCGAATTCAGCAACCCCTGTCAACGCTCTACAAATCGGTGAAATGAATGGCCTTGATTCTGGAGATTCGGAACTGAATTCTTTGGAATTTATCAATGGTGTTTTGTATGGTTTTGGTAAAAAAGATGAAACTCTATATCAAATTAATCATAATACGGCAGCTTATAGCGCGGCTTTTACCATTTCTTTCCCAACAAGGCCAAACAATCCTGAAATAACCGGCTTAACTTGTATTGGAGACACCGTATATTTCCTTTGTAAAAAAGGTGTAAGTGTATCTCGTCCTCCCCATCAGGATGATGGTCAAATATGGAGACTCGACATGATTACTCATAATATAACACACATTATTACCCCTAATCAAAATGATCTTGAATCCTTAGCTGGACACCCCAATGGAAAATTGTACTTAGCCTCTCACAATAAAAAATGGTATATTTCTGATCCCACAGTTCCCAACTGGGCATTTCTAAGAGAGCCTTCACCCCATATTGACATAAAAGATTGGGATTTCTACTACCAGGGAGAAATTGAAGAGCCCACTGATTCTGACGGAGATGGAATTCCAGACGTAGATGATGCTTATCCCAACGATGCATCCAGAGCCTTCCAAAGTTTCACTCCTTCCGAAACAGAATTTGCTACACTTATGTATGAAGACCTTTGGCCATCTATGGGTGATTATGATATGAATGATCTTGTTTTGGATTACCAAATATGTGAAATTACCAATGCTCAACATCAAATGGTAGAAGACAGTATCAATTTTAACTTGCGAGCATCCGGAGCCGGTTATACTTTGGGATTTGCAATAAAATTCCCATCCGACTACGTATTGGGTGATCCGGTTGACCCCACATTTAATTTGGCAACTTTAGAAGCGAGTGATAATGTAATTAGGTTTTTCAATAATCAACGCACAATCTTTGGTGTTTCAGGAAGCGAATGGATAAATACCACAGATGAAGGTTTGAATGTTCCGTCTGTAGAATGGACCGTTACGATTCCAATTAGTTCTGCAAAAGGTGCACCGAGAACAATTAGTCCTTGGGACTTTCCTCCCTACAATCCCTTTATTTATGTTAACAATACAAGATCTCATGAAATTCATTTATTAGATTATCCCCCTACCGCAGCAATGGATAGCTCACTGTTCGATACGGGAGATGATGTTTCTAATTCCGGAACCGGTTCCTATTTTCTTACCGGCAATGGACTTCCATGGGCGGTAAATGTTACAGAAGCGACTGACTATCCTCTTGAAACTTATCAAATCACAGAAGGGTTTCTTCATTTTGCAGACTGGGTAGAAAGCAGTGGTGAAGGTTATTCGGA
Proteins encoded in this window:
- the lon gene encoding endopeptidase La; the protein is MNKDTKENLEKEQDNQNSNLVIVSDILPDKLLVLPINKRPVFPGMMLPLTFSGETHLKIVKRAYEKEKGFLGIVLIDEINNENFLKSKLYSVGTVVKIHKMNHAADNSIQLLTQGLERFSYQRTEWNKHILKWKIKYHSEETVEPSDELRAYTMAIMSALKEMYKRDQIFQEQLKIVMSQISYNNTAQLLDLVASILHSDAEELQDVLEAFDLIERSKKILTLLKKELELTHLQQDIENQIEEKISKQQREFFLNEQLKIIKKELGLEMDDKTAEIEKFKDRIKDLILTQEASKTIQAELQKLQMLPPSSPEYNVTRSYLDILTELPWGKYSQDHLDIKKARKILNEDHYGLEDVKELILQFISTIKKRKTVAGFILCLIGPPGVGKTSLGRSVARALNRKFFRFSLGGMRDEAEIKGHRRTYVGAMPGKIIQSLKRTGTSNPVIMLDEIDKVGNGFRGDPASALLEVLDPEENFEFLDHYLDVRFDLSKILFITTANQLDTIPRPLLDRMEVVKLSGYILQEKVEIAHRYLIPRQRKKHGLKAKEVKITPKAIEFIADNYAREAGVRGLENQIKKIMRQVTLLQAEKLKKKYSISIRNVEDFLGKPMFFTEKLYHRPIPGVTLGLAWTSLGGTTLYIEANAIKSKQNGFKQTGQLGNVMKESSEIAYSYIRSILSENDKYKDFFNQNFIHLHVPAGATPKDGPSAGITMALALYSLATNKPVKENFAMTGELTLTGKVLPIGGLKEKTIAARRVGVFNLIFPLDNKRDFDELPKYIKKGIKANFVDYFKDVLEFSF
- a CDS encoding response regulator; translation: MNKTLLIVDDEQKNINSIKRVLIDEDYKILSATDPIEGLKIFRGKKPAVILLDLRMPEMDGIEFMKEIKPSKDSPFSVIILTGMGSNRDIKECYNLGARAFLQQPINIVEIKSLVRNTFALEQNKHDIRLFRDKLQSLVSERTLDLEKEMEHSKKIAIELKKSNEKLREMMTSTVTVLASVVEMRDPYTAGHQHNVADLAEKIARELGLPEENIIGIRIAGNMHDIGKINIPTEILSKPAKLSTTEFNLIKTHPQAGYDLLKKINFPWNVATIVLQHHEKVDGSGYPNGLKDNEILFESKIIAVADVVEAITKARPYRRGLGSEVALKEIQDKAGTDFDEKVVKACVKLFKEKKYKFPKQENSYYFT
- a CDS encoding diguanylate cyclase, whose translation is MKNKLKVSVLYVEDELLIRQTISEMLEKDVDELHVASDGQMGLEKFKELKPDIVITDIKMPKMDGFTMLQKIREISPNVKTVIISVYGDSKKVLDAINRGINGFLIKPIFKTQLSNLLNSLDRQIEKQREEQRKKKRMFDLARIDPLTKFLNQQGMIDRLTHETTIFDRSLYENNPRPFAILLCEIHNFRKIGKEHGLTAVDEVIISVCKIIWSMIRRQDVISRWSPSEIMLLLTNTDKKGATFLGQKIIQRISLQKIKFKNKTIDINPLFGIGEYYTKLSVDNLVQNTFNDLQERMYSVPKIDPLTKFLNKSGMLDRLNHEKKKVEKKSDKENEYAFTILFCQITNYTNIESHQGLKGVNSMILSLAKEIWLMIRRQDTIARWSKNEIMLLLPETDEMGGGILSEKILNKIKTINLKFNNELLNIRLRFGVKEYSSTLTIEELVKIVIENMQNWRIS
- a CDS encoding DMT family transporter, coding for MNQIPYIGEILSFLCAIFWAIAIILFRKSGDFIKPFSLNLFKNSIALILFIITSVIFGSTIFIDAPLKVYIILALSGIIGIAFADTFFFKVLNKLGASLTEIINCLYMPIVIVLSLIFLNESFSLLQFFGTGLIILSINISSWKSPDHKLSRKELITGILMALVSMLLTALSIVMLKPILANYPILWSVEVRLFFGVVSMAIFTLFRKDKKIIVSVFIPSRGWKYMIPAVVIGAYFAMITWIAGVKFTQANIASALNQTNVIFVFILAAIFLHEKFTYKKAAGVILAFSGVILVTIG
- a CDS encoding LruC domain-containing protein produces the protein MKKNLILLSIAVITILFFTNCDLTKTEDTPVNMKDLEAPAGFKFNTTNQVSINLTSVNLQGNTVPNATFGIYKDDLADSTLTWNFRKVLTASTNENAIYEATISLPTSLDSIWVQSGIGFVRSFPIEITGNGQAEVNGVFPYYHYSPQGRGGSGRNNLDDFQFMTMWFVKHHDEELHYYYLAGNNQGEYNEGHINLTSKPGSNMDVKAFTISDDGVMYFYNLDDKYLYKILPSEIDSNSATPVNALQIGEMNGLDSGDSELNSLEFINGVLYGFGKKDETLYQINHNTAAYSAAFTISFPTRPNNPEITGLTCIGDTVYFLCKKGVSVSRPPHQDDGQIWRLDMITHNITHIITPNQNDLESLAGHPNGKLYLASHNKKWYISDPTVPNWAFLREPSPHIDIKDWDFYYQGEIEEPTDSDGDGIPDVDDAYPNDASRAFQSFTPSETEFATLMYEDLWPSMGDYDMNDLVLDYQICEITNAQHQMVEDSINFNLRASGAGYTLGFAIKFPSDYVLGDPVDPTFNLATLEASDNVIRFFNNQRTIFGVSGSEWINTTDEGLNVPSVEWTVTIPISSAKGAPRTISPWDFPPYNPFIYVNNTRSHEIHLLDYPPTAAMDSSLFDTGDDVSNSGTGSYFLTGNGLPWAVNVTEATDYPLETYQITEGFLHFADWVESSGEGYSDWYSNTGLGYRDNDCIYFPPQD
- a CDS encoding NAD(P)H-dependent glycerol-3-phosphate dehydrogenase, with the translated sequence MMKKISVIGMGSWGTTLAILLAEKGFSVFGWEWIKNRAEGMEKYRENKIFLPGCHFPDNANSKYRMKISNDLDFVVENGDIILLAVPSHIIRKICESEKNLLAGKQIVNVAKGIENGSLMRMSEVIHDATGISYENILTLSGPTHAEEVSKKLPATIVAASKSKEFAKQIQNIFMTDFFRVYTSNDLVGVELGGSTKNIIAIGAGISSGMNLGDNAAAALIARGLREITRLGIKFGANPHTFSGISGIGDLIVTCGSEHSRNRHVGVLLAKGKSLQKIIDGMEMVAEGVKTTKSVYYLSEKFGIDMPITRQIYRVLFEGLSPQQALRNLMTREGKSEEEF